The genomic DNA ATATATTATAGAACGATTCTATACATGCATTGTCATAACAAATTCCTTTCCTACTCATGCTTACATCCATTGCGTATGATTTCAACTTAGCTTGATCATCCATAGAACAGTACTGGCTGCCACGCTCAGAATGATGAAGAATAGATCCTCTATGTAGCTGATGGCGCATGTAAAGGTGCTTATTGAACGTCTAATATCTAAACTAATTGAAACCAATTAGTTTAAAAGAAGAAGCTGATCTACGTTGATAGATACATAGATAGGCTGCGATACAATTTATCCAAGACCCTATTCGTATAGCGGAAACTGTCGCACAGGTTATGACCGATTCAGTTGAACAAGAAGGCATCATGTACGCAACTGGTTCTGCCTTGCCATCGCTCATTCCAAGCACCTTAGCTTTAAAAGGAGTAAAAGGTCTTTCTAGCGTAAAGAGTCCAGAAAAATCGCCGAAAGTAAACAACAGTAAACCATACAGCAAAGAATTTATCCAAGAAAAGATCAATGCAGCAAAAGCAGAATTGGGCAAGGTGAAAGTCCCTGTACTTTATCGAGAGCAACTGTCGACAGGCTATTCTTCTATGCCAATTGTTTGAATGGGAACAAAGCCGCTTGGTAATATTCGTCTGCAAATGTTTTCGGTGAAGAGTGAAGGTAGGGAGGTAACTAAGGGTACGGGAAATAATAAGCATTTAGATGATTTACCTAGAATAAAAAAAATTGAAGTGAACTTTAATAGAAAGGAAATGTTGAGTCAATCCAGCTACCTTAGTAAGTTCCGATTTTGTTTTCGAAAATAAAACTTGAAGTGAACATCCAAACTATGATTATCCAAAAAAATATTGAGGAATTAGAAGTAGAGATACCAAAAAACCGAAAAGCTATCATAATGTGCCAACTGAAGAAGAGATTAGGCGTTATTATGAAGTTATCTGGAAAGTCAAAAAATCTCAAGAGCTGAATTATTAGAACGCTTCTTTACAAGGGTTGTTCATTAATAAAAGCTTACAAATAGAGATTTTGACCGATAATTGAGGAAAAGGGCTGAATTGTCCCTTTTCCCGATTCTTATATAGAAAAACGCCATGCATTAATATATTTGAATCCTTATGAAATAAGAAGTACACAGAACTGTTTTCATAATCAAAATAAAGAGATAGTTGGATACCCGAAACTTTCTATAGGGATAATACCAGCATAGCTGTTACTATCTCTATTAGCGACTTTTTAAGTGATTATGGCGGGTGGATTAGTCCGTGTGTGCGACGGCGCTGATTTCGATCAGTTGCTCAGGGGATGCCAAGTAAGTCACACCGATGAGACTGCCGGCCGGCCGATGTTGTCCCACGTATTCCTTGAACAGCCGGACGACTGGCTCGAAATGCTCTTGCGCGTTTGTCAGATAGATCTCCACATAAGCAAGATTGGACTTCGTAACACTAAACCCTGCCAGTACGCGATCAAGATTTTCCAGCGTTTGCCGGGTCTGTGCTTCGATATCGCCTTTGCCGATAAATGCACCCTCCATATCGTGGGAAAATTGTCCCGAAATGTAGATAGTTCCGTTGACGCTGTAACCTTGAGTAATACCGTGATCCCAAAGACCGTGATTGTAGATTTTAACGTTAGTCATTTTTTTCTCTCCTTTACTTTAAAGTAAGGTCAGTATAAAATAAACGCAAACAAAAAAATAGTACGCACTTTTTTGATAGGTACTATCAGAAAGGATAGTAAAAAATGAGTATGGCTGACTATAAAGAGAAAGGTAATATTCAGGAGACACCCTTTGGTTATACATTGTCAGTGATTGGTGGAAAATGGAAAATGCTTATTATTTACCTTCTGGCAGAAAAACAACCTGTTCGCTTTAATGATTTGAAAAGACAAATAGGAGCTATTACCTTTAAAACATTGAGTTCACAGCTTAAAGATTTGGAAGCGGATGGCATGGTGAGACGGAAAGAGTATCCTCAAATTCCCCCTAAAGTCGAGTACAGTCTCACAGATAAAGCTGAAACTCTATTACCAATCTTGGAACAGTTATGTGAGTGGGGAGAAAAAAACCAAAATAAAAAAGCCTCCATTCATCGGAAAAAAATATAAGTTGAAAGTATTTCATCATCCCCACCCGTTTGACGGGTGGGGATGATTTTCCTTATTGGGTAGTAGAGGTGGTTCGATAGGCTGGAGGAGACATCTCTTTTTTCGCTGTATAAAGTATCATACTCAAATCCGATAGCACGTATAATTTCATTCAAGCTCATACCTGTGTGAGTTTGAAGATCCCCCGCATGGCTTTCCTGCATCAAGAATAATTGCATATTTTTAATTCCCTTATGGATTTTTCCTTTTGTTTGTTAGCAAAAACACAATAAGAGTTCTCATACATTCTCAACATAGAAAACAATATTATTTTTCATCTTCATTATTTTCCCATGTAATTACATCACCCATCAAAGAAAGCACTTGACCGCTTCCTTTTCACCAACCAACTTGTAAGCTATAATATATCAGTCAATGAGCTGAAAAGACTTAAGAGAATCCTAACGTAATCATTCTAGGATGGAAGATTAAAATTAAATAACGATTCTTACAATAAAAGGGTACATCCAACGAACCATTTTTTTGACTGTTAGATGCCACTCTTACCGTTAATCTTCGCTTACCTTTTTTCGAAAGATTGGTATGCTTTTAATGATAAAAAACAAAACAACTCCCAAAATAGAATAATAAGGAAATAAATGAAAATCAGTACCAATTTGCTTTCCTATGTTTCTGTAAAATTTTTCTACTTCGAGATAGTTTTGAACGGCTTTTAGTTTTTCTTCAAATGAAAATTTCTCCTTAAAAAACACACCTTCAATTATTTGTTATGTCTAACAATTAAGGTGGTAGTTCACTTTTATAGCAGGGACTGTTTCACATTAATTTTTGTTTATCCAGTATTGTGTGCATTCCTTATTTCGTTTCATAAAACCGTATTCAATTAAATATCGTCGAATGGTTGCATAGTCATGATAGATAGGCTGAAGTATGTCATTGACTTCTTTCTCTGAATAAACTTTATCAGAGTCGAAACGACTAATTATATGTTGTAAAATAACAATTTTACGCTTTTCTTTGCTTGGGAAGTTTGCAAGCGATCCATCAAGCCCCTGTTTAAAATAAGTGGATAAAATTTTTTCTCTTTCTTCATGTGTTATTGCATAACGTTCGTCAACCATTTTTGCCTCCTTATGAAAGTGAATGAATTCCTCTTTGTCTTTTTTCTTGCCAGCACTTTTTGAAAGTTGCATCATAATTGCTAGAAAAATTTTTGCTTGTTTTTCTTTTTCTTTGAATTTAAATCTATGATTTCGAATCGTCGAAGTGCTGCCTACATTCAACTTTTTTACGATGTCTTTATCATTTAAGCCCTGTTTAAAATATTGCAGAAGTTCTTTTTGATGATCGGATAAGCCTGTGTATTTCTTATTCATGTTTAATAATTGCTCAAATGTAGAACTATGTGATTCCTCAATATGATGAATAATTGCTTTCCTAGCTTCGTATAAAGCATTGTCTACCGGATACACGATTCCAGCTTCAAAATGTTTATTGCAAAAGAGACAGATATATTTTTCTGTTACTGGATCAAACGCATATCCGTTCGCCAGTTCTTCTACTGTTGCATTCCAAAATAAATCATCGTTTGCCATATTGCTCACCACCTTTTAGATGAATTGATTGTTCATGTCTTATTTCCATTAAAACTTTCAAAATGTTATATAAACCCCTTTATTAAAATGGGAAACATAAAAGTAATTTGTTTACTTATTATATAGACATTAATATTATTTGTCTAGTTAATAGTGGAACTTTTTAACATAAAAGAAGATTTTCCACACCTTCATCCATTTTTATATCTTTTTATAGCAGCAATAATAATCAAGAAGAAGCATATTATCTTAAACTTACTAAAAGAGGAAAAATGACCGGTGCAAGTATTGTGATCTTTTCATTATCGCTATTAAGGAAAATAATGAACCAGCTTGAACTATATTACAAAAGGTGAAATAAGCTTTATATAAAACGACAAAGGAAAGAAACAAGCCAATTTCTTCAAAGGATATGGGATATTTTTGTAAATGAAGAGCTAGTTAAAATCGTTCGTTCTTTCCATTATGTAAAACAATAAACCGATTATTAAAATAATTGGTACTATGATTATGATTAATACCCATGTCAGGCAACCCCATTTAGCTGTTTTTTTACTTTCATCGCTGTTCATTTGTCCTCTCCCCGTTAAAACTTCATTGCTGTTAAAAAGGCTTGGAGCTATATGCCTTATCAGTATTAATAATGATGGAGTAACCCCCGAAATGCTACTTGAAAATGCTCGTCGGCAGAGGCGCACCGTACAAGGTGGAAGCATAATGGAATAAGTACTTGTAAGCTTACAACGAAGAATGCGAGCGTTTGTCACCATTCTGGTACTAATATAACAAGATCTTAGTGCTGTTTTTATGTAAGAAGGAAAACAATGAATTCAGAATGTTCCTATACTTTTTAGATGTTTTTAATAAAATATTTCTACCTATATTTTTTTATTACGGATTTTCCAATATGGGTAACTTCAAAAATGGCAATGAGCTATTATTTTTGACAATTAATTTAATATTCCCTTTTCTATCTTAATAAAATCAAAAAATCCCCCTATTTTTGATAAAATAGTAGAAAAAGAGAATTTCTTGTGCTAGTGATTAGTTTGGATAAAGGATACTAAGAAAGGTGATGCATGTGGAGCGTTTTCCATCAAAACGTGTGAAAGAAGCGACGTACTTAACAGCGGAAAAGGCTTGGAGTTATCGAGCCATATTACGTTATTTTTATTTACAGCATGAGCGAATGCGAGATTTTTTGTTTCCTGAAGAGATATTAGTGTATTTAAAGAATGACTATGCTTTCCACTTATATGAAATGGACGAGCTTCACCAAGATTTAGACACGTTAGTGAGATGGGGAAACTTAATCGCTCGTCAAGAATTAGGGAAGTCGAAGACGATTGAAGAATTTAAGAAAAAAAGGTTTCGTTATCAATGCACCCCTTACACAGTAGAATTTGAACGAATGTTAATCCAACTTGAGGGGATGGGGGAATCATTTGGGGGCTCCTTAGAAAAAAAGCAGTTTGAAAGATTTTATCAAGTACTTCTTCGGATAGAAACAGTTGTCCAACGTAAAACGTTTGAAGTAGATGAAGAGTGTGCGCAGATCTGGAATGATGTATTAACATATTTTCGGCAAATTACACAAAACACGTCTGATTATATCGCTTATATTAACAGTGAAGAAGTCGAAGAACGAATGCAAACAGACACCTTTCTTATATACAAAGATCAATTTACGATATATTTACGTGATTTTATTATAGGGCTGCAAAGTACAGCACTACAAACACAAGAGCTATTATCATCCTTGCCAATAGAAGTGATGTATCCTTTTTTTCGCCAAGTTATTCGTCATCAACAGCAAACATTTCGCTTTTCAGATAAAATAGCAGAGGCAACGAAAGAAGAAGTTTCATGTAAAGAATTGGCTGAGAAATGGAAAAGCATCGTATCATGGTTTTTAGGCAATGAACATGGTGAAAGCGAGTTTGAAATGCTTGAAGCGAGAACAAGTGAGGCGATTCGCAGAATTACTCGTGTTGTCCAGCGATTAGGAGAGCGGCATCAGTATTTTCGCAGTAGGAAAAAAGACTATATGCATTTAGCAAAATGGTTTGCTGGGATGGAAAATATTGAGGGTGCCCATGAATTATCATCTGTTGTTTTCGGAGTATTTCATACGCGCCATTTTCTTGGAGATCATGTGCCGACAGAAGATATTTATATGGATGTATGGGAAGAAGCGCCAATGATTCATGAGACAAAGCCGAGAATAAGAGGTTATCGCGAAAAAACAAAAGCAGGTTCAGTGCAGAGTAACAAACAAAAAAAGGAAGAAATGAGAAGAAAGCATCTGAAGGAACAAAAGAAGGAAAAGGACTTAATCGAAAAATATATTGATGAAGGGGTTATCCACCTTGATAAATTATCGAATGTTGAAAGCTCTGTTCGAAAAATATTTCTCCTTTGGATCGGCAAAGCAATGGGAAGACAAGATCATATAATCAAAACAGAATTTGGGAGAGATGTTCAAGTAGAAATAGATCCAAAACAAAAGATTCTGCTTCATTCAGTCGATGGTGTACTAGAAATGCCAAAAGTCGTGTTACGTTTTCTATAAAAATGATCATAATCTTGGTGGTGGTGAAATGGATAACGCTCTTTTTGATGAAAAAGCCCAAGAGGCTCTCGCTACACTAATGGAAAAATTTTGGGTTCTTCGTTCACTTGAGCCTGACGTATATCAGCAAATACGGCAACGAGAGCATGTATTAAAGCGTTATGTTACAGATAAATTCGGTTTTGATTTGATCGTTCATCAGCATTTTATTAAGTTAGAGAAAATCCCTGTTGAACCGAAAGCTTGGATGGGGATTCAGTCTTTTTCTGAGCCAATGGACTATGCGATTTTTTGCTGCGGACTTGCATTTACAGAGCGGCGTTCGGTCGATGAGCAATTTCTTCTTTCGGAATTAACAGAGGACATTCAAGATATGTATCCCGGTGAATTTTCATTAAATTGGACGAATTATCAGCATCGAAAATCGCTTGTTCGCGCCTTAAAAAAAATGGTCGAGCTTCATATCATTAAAATGGTCGATGGTGATATTGAACAGTTTGCGATGAATGAAGAGCAAGAAGTCCTTTATGAAGTGACTGTATATGCACGTTATTTTATGAGATCGTATCCTGATGATTTGTTTCAATATAAAACGACACGAGAGATTTTAGCGAGTGAATGGAAGCGTCATGAAGGAGAGGAGCGCAGGAAGCGAGTTTACCGAAAGTTAATGTTTTCACCTGTTGTTCATCGGGAAAGCGGGGATGATGCGGACTTCGCTTATATTCGAAATTATCGCAATCGACTTCGTGATGATATAGAAGAGCATACTCCTTTTCGATTAGAGGTATTTAAAAATGCTGCAATGCTTATGCTTGATGAGAGAAAGCAAAAGTATACGTTATTTCCAGATCAAAAAGGCATCATGGATGTCGTTCTTCATTTTAGTACTGTCCTTCGAGAAAACCTGAAAATTGAAGAAATCAATGATTTAGGAGAACTGCGCCTTACGACGAGTGAGTGTGAACGAATACTAGAGAAGGTACAAAAGCGGTATCAACATGGGTGGAGTAAGCAATATCGGGAAATGACCGTTTCACAGTTAAGAAAAGAAGCAGTAAATTTTTTAAAAGAATGGGAGTTGCTTCAAGTGGAAGTAGAAACAGGAATGCTTATATTGAAGTCTGCAATCGGGAGAATGATTGGGGAATATCCACGTAATTATGTAGACCGAGAAGGTGAGTCGAGATGACAAATAAATGGGTGATGAATCGTGCAGGGCTATTAAACTTTTGGTATTACGATGACGAAATCTTTGATTTTTCAGATGGGAAATTACTACTTCGTGGAAGTAATGGTTCGGGAAAATCAGTTACAATGCAAAGTTTTTTGCCAGTGCTATTAGATGGAAAGAAATCACCAGATCGTCTTGATCCATTTGGATCAAAAGCTAGACGGATGGAGGATTATTTATTAGGAGAAAAAGAAGTTGTTGATCGTGATGAGCGAACAGGGTATTTATTTATCGAATACAAAAAAGATCAGACAGATCAATTTATTACAACGGGGATTGGCTTGCAGGCTAAACGTAACAGACCGATGAAGTTTTGGGGGTTTGTTATTACAGATGATCGTAGAATTGGTCATAACATAGATCTATACAAAGTTGAAAAAAGCGGTGGCGAACAACAAAAGATTCCTCGCTCGCGTATCGAATTAGAAAACGTCATCGGCAACGGGGGATTTGTTGTTCAGACGCAAAAAGAATATATGGAGTTAGTCAATAAGTACATTTTTGGATTTAGTACATTAGAAGCGTATGAAGACTTAATCAAGCTATTAATTCAATTGCGCAGTCCGAAGCTATCAAGGGATTTTCGCCCAACGGTTATTTATGAAATTCTCGAAGCGGCTCTTCCACCGTTAACAGATGATGACCTTCGTCATTTATCAGACACGATTGAGCAAATGGATCAAACGAAGCAGCAAATTGAGCAGTTAGAACGAGAATATCATGCAATTCAGCAAGTAAATCATATTTATGATCAATACAATCAACGAAGGTTAGCTGATCAAGGTCAAGAGTGGTTAACTTCAAGAAAAAAGCTCGAGGATGAAAAGCAAGCGCTCGTTTCTTTACAAGTGAAGGAAGCAGCGTTACAAGAAGAAATAATGAACAAACAACAAGAAAAACAACAACTAGACCGGCAGCAAGAGGGGTTACGAAAGAAACAAGAACGATTGAAATCCCATAAAGTATGGAATTTACAACAAGAGCTTCGGGAAGAAGAGGCAAAGCTAGGGGAAGAATCGCAAAAGCAAGTAAAACTTGTACAGGATGTTTCTAAATTGGAAAAACAAGATATTCAATTACGTAATCAAAAAGATGATTCAGAAGTAAAAACGATTGGATTGGAGACAGACATTAACGATCAGTTAGAAGATATGGCATATAGCGCTGAAAAATCTTCATTCAAAAAACACGACATGAATGTAGAAGACTATGTTCGAGTTCGAGAGCAAGGGTTTGATTTTACTATATGGAAAAAAGAGACAGATGAGCATTTGAACAATTTAGATGAAATGGTAGAGCACTTCCGCTTGTTTCAACGGTTAAAAGAAGATTATGAGGAAAAAGATTTACAACGGGCAGAAGAACAGCGAAAGCTTGATGAAAAGCTTCAGGAAGAAAGAGAATGGATTCGATTATTTGAGGAGGATATAGAGAGGAAGCGTGCTGAGATTCATGAATGGGTGCATTCGTTAGATTGGATAACTGAGATAGATATGAAGCTACAGCAAAGCTCCAGAGCGCTGCAAACTTTGTATAAGGATTCGAGCTTTGATGACGTAAAATCCCCTTTCCGAGAAGCTTTTTTAGCTTTCGAAGAAGCGGAGCGAAAGAAGCGGGCTGCACTCATGTTTCAAAAAGAGCGGTTAGAGGAACAAAAAAGAAATAAAGAAGAAGAACTGGAACAATGGCGCAAGAAAAAAGATCCAGAACCTGAAATGGCAGAAGAAACAAAAGCCGCTCGAAAGGAATTACAGCTAAAGGGCCATGCGTTTATTCCATTGTATGCTGCGGTAGAGTTTCAAGATCATGTTCCGCAGGATGTAAGACAGCTAATAGAAGGGGTACTGTTTGAGACGGGACTGCTTAATGCGTTAGTGATGAATGAAGAAGTCAATGTTGTTTATGACAGGGTACTAATGGCAAATCCTGTACTATTGCAAATGACCCTTGCTGATTATTTAAAGCCGGATCTTGAAATTGATTCACATGTTTCCCATGAGCGAGTCGAAGAGGTGTTAAAGTCAATTATCATTCACGAAGCAGACGGAAATACGATAATTTATGAAGATGGACGTTACCAAATCGGGCTTTTAAAAGGACATGCCCTCCCGTATAAAGAAGTTAGGTTTATCGGACGGTCAGCGAGAAAACGTTACCGCAAAGAAAAAATCGTTCAAATTGAGGCGGAATTAGCGAAAATTACTGCTGAAGTTGATCATGCGAAAATAGGAATTGAAACAATCAATCAACGGATGCTTCAAGGGAAAAAAGCAATGGATCAATTTCCAAAGGATGCTGATTTACAAGAAATCCACCAACAAGTTGAAAAAACGAAATTTCTCATCACTCAGCACCAAGAACAAGTGGAAAAGTTTGATCAACTAGTTAAGTCTATTTATAAAAAATACCAAAAGCAAAAGTATGTCATTGATGAACGTGCCCGTAACTTTGATTTAGAAAAAACATTAGATTCTTATTTAACTGCAAAACGTGAAATGGCTTATTATAAAGATCAATTATTTGGCGTCATCAATTTGCATACTCAGTGGATGAATGAAATGAGACGAGTGCGTGAGTTAACAGAACGAATAGACGAGATAACGGAACGAGTAGATGAACTTAGAGGTGAGTTAAATATTATCGTTGATCAAATTGAACGGTTTAAACAACATATAGATGATATTCAAGAACAGCTTGAACAAGAAGGTGCGGAAGATATTCGCAAGAAAATTAACGAAGTTGAAGATGCACTAATGAAGGTTAATGCACAGCTTGACGATGCAAAGCAGAGACTTCCAGAAATACAAAAAGACTTACAATATGTACAACGAGACATTCAGAGGCAATTAGACAAACATGAGTTTTGGCTTCAAATGGAGAGAGCGTGGTTTCAGTCGTTTAAAAAAGAAGTCGATTACCACTTTGTATTATCTAAAGAGGAAGCAGAAGCTGCTGATGAGATTGAGCATGCCAAACGAGTGTTACAACAGTACAGTAAGCTTGTTACAGAAAGGGATTCGAGTCGTATCGATAGCAATTTAACGAGTACGTATTATGCGCAAAGCTCTGATTTAATGGAGTACCGAATGAAAGACTATCGAGATTCTGTAACGCTGCCAGAGTGGATGACGAATGAATATGTTGGGGAATACAAGCCGTTTATCGAACAGTGGCAGCAAAAATCTAATCGTAGGATCATTGTTTTGGATTACCAAGGAAAACGTGTAAGCCCGTATTACATTCAAGAGATCATTGAAAAAGATAAACAACGTCAACAAACCTATCTTAATGAACAAGATCAAGAGTTGTATGAGGAAATATTATTTAAGTCAGTAGGAAGTAAACTGCGCAGTCGTATTAGACGGGCACAGGCGTGGACAAGGAAAATGAACTATCTAATGGAAACTCGTGATACCTCATCGGGGTTAACGTTTTCGATTCGTTGGAAACCAAGAACAGCAGAAGTTGAAGAGGAGATGGATACGAAAGATTTAGTCGAGCTTCTTATGCAAGATGCTCGCTTATTAAAGGAGCGGGATTTACAGCAAATTATTAAACATTTCCGTTCAAAAATATTTAATGCGAAACAATTACTTGATACAAAATCAGAAGGACAAACGTTGCTCCAAGTGTTAAAAGAAGTCCTTGATTATCGTAAATGGTTTTCATTTGTGTT from Bacillus aquiflavi includes the following:
- a CDS encoding RidA family protein yields the protein MTNVKIYNHGLWDHGITQGYSVNGTIYISGQFSHDMEGAFIGKGDIEAQTRQTLENLDRVLAGFSVTKSNLAYVEIYLTNAQEHFEPVVRLFKEYVGQHRPAGSLIGVTYLASPEQLIEISAVAHTD
- a CDS encoding winged helix-turn-helix transcriptional regulator encodes the protein MSMADYKEKGNIQETPFGYTLSVIGGKWKMLIIYLLAEKQPVRFNDLKRQIGAITFKTLSSQLKDLEADGMVRRKEYPQIPPKVEYSLTDKAETLLPILEQLCEWGEKNQNKKASIHRKKI
- a CDS encoding DUF2087 domain-containing protein, with the protein product MANDDLFWNATVEELANGYAFDPVTEKYICLFCNKHFEAGIVYPVDNALYEARKAIIHHIEESHSSTFEQLLNMNKKYTGLSDHQKELLQYFKQGLNDKDIVKKLNVGSTSTIRNHRFKFKEKEKQAKIFLAIMMQLSKSAGKKKDKEEFIHFHKEAKMVDERYAITHEEREKILSTYFKQGLDGSLANFPSKEKRKIVILQHIISRFDSDKVYSEKEVNDILQPIYHDYATIRRYLIEYGFMKRNKECTQYWINKN
- a CDS encoding TIGR02677 family protein yields the protein MHVERFPSKRVKEATYLTAEKAWSYRAILRYFYLQHERMRDFLFPEEILVYLKNDYAFHLYEMDELHQDLDTLVRWGNLIARQELGKSKTIEEFKKKRFRYQCTPYTVEFERMLIQLEGMGESFGGSLEKKQFERFYQVLLRIETVVQRKTFEVDEECAQIWNDVLTYFRQITQNTSDYIAYINSEEVEERMQTDTFLIYKDQFTIYLRDFIIGLQSTALQTQELLSSLPIEVMYPFFRQVIRHQQQTFRFSDKIAEATKEEVSCKELAEKWKSIVSWFLGNEHGESEFEMLEARTSEAIRRITRVVQRLGERHQYFRSRKKDYMHLAKWFAGMENIEGAHELSSVVFGVFHTRHFLGDHVPTEDIYMDVWEEAPMIHETKPRIRGYREKTKAGSVQSNKQKKEEMRRKHLKEQKKEKDLIEKYIDEGVIHLDKLSNVESSVRKIFLLWIGKAMGRQDHIIKTEFGRDVQVEIDPKQKILLHSVDGVLEMPKVVLRFL
- a CDS encoding TIGR02678 family protein codes for the protein MDNALFDEKAQEALATLMEKFWVLRSLEPDVYQQIRQREHVLKRYVTDKFGFDLIVHQHFIKLEKIPVEPKAWMGIQSFSEPMDYAIFCCGLAFTERRSVDEQFLLSELTEDIQDMYPGEFSLNWTNYQHRKSLVRALKKMVELHIIKMVDGDIEQFAMNEEQEVLYEVTVYARYFMRSYPDDLFQYKTTREILASEWKRHEGEERRKRVYRKLMFSPVVHRESGDDADFAYIRNYRNRLRDDIEEHTPFRLEVFKNAAMLMLDERKQKYTLFPDQKGIMDVVLHFSTVLRENLKIEEINDLGELRLTTSECERILEKVQKRYQHGWSKQYREMTVSQLRKEAVNFLKEWELLQVEVETGMLILKSAIGRMIGEYPRNYVDREGESR
- a CDS encoding TIGR02680 family protein, producing the protein MTNKWVMNRAGLLNFWYYDDEIFDFSDGKLLLRGSNGSGKSVTMQSFLPVLLDGKKSPDRLDPFGSKARRMEDYLLGEKEVVDRDERTGYLFIEYKKDQTDQFITTGIGLQAKRNRPMKFWGFVITDDRRIGHNIDLYKVEKSGGEQQKIPRSRIELENVIGNGGFVVQTQKEYMELVNKYIFGFSTLEAYEDLIKLLIQLRSPKLSRDFRPTVIYEILEAALPPLTDDDLRHLSDTIEQMDQTKQQIEQLEREYHAIQQVNHIYDQYNQRRLADQGQEWLTSRKKLEDEKQALVSLQVKEAALQEEIMNKQQEKQQLDRQQEGLRKKQERLKSHKVWNLQQELREEEAKLGEESQKQVKLVQDVSKLEKQDIQLRNQKDDSEVKTIGLETDINDQLEDMAYSAEKSSFKKHDMNVEDYVRVREQGFDFTIWKKETDEHLNNLDEMVEHFRLFQRLKEDYEEKDLQRAEEQRKLDEKLQEEREWIRLFEEDIERKRAEIHEWVHSLDWITEIDMKLQQSSRALQTLYKDSSFDDVKSPFREAFLAFEEAERKKRAALMFQKERLEEQKRNKEEELEQWRKKKDPEPEMAEETKAARKELQLKGHAFIPLYAAVEFQDHVPQDVRQLIEGVLFETGLLNALVMNEEVNVVYDRVLMANPVLLQMTLADYLKPDLEIDSHVSHERVEEVLKSIIIHEADGNTIIYEDGRYQIGLLKGHALPYKEVRFIGRSARKRYRKEKIVQIEAELAKITAEVDHAKIGIETINQRMLQGKKAMDQFPKDADLQEIHQQVEKTKFLITQHQEQVEKFDQLVKSIYKKYQKQKYVIDERARNFDLEKTLDSYLTAKREMAYYKDQLFGVINLHTQWMNEMRRVRELTERIDEITERVDELRGELNIIVDQIERFKQHIDDIQEQLEQEGAEDIRKKINEVEDALMKVNAQLDDAKQRLPEIQKDLQYVQRDIQRQLDKHEFWLQMERAWFQSFKKEVDYHFVLSKEEAEAADEIEHAKRVLQQYSKLVTERDSSRIDSNLTSTYYAQSSDLMEYRMKDYRDSVTLPEWMTNEYVGEYKPFIEQWQQKSNRRIIVLDYQGKRVSPYYIQEIIEKDKQRQQTYLNEQDQELYEEILFKSVGSKLRSRIRRAQAWTRKMNYLMETRDTSSGLTFSIRWKPRTAEVEEEMDTKDLVELLMQDARLLKERDLQQIIKHFRSKIFNAKQLLDTKSEGQTLLQVLKEVLDYRKWFSFVLSYRRENEPKRELTNHAFYKFSGGEKAMAMYIPLFTACYSRYQEADESAPYIISLDEAFAGVDENNIREMFEIVEHLGFNYIINSQVLWGDYDTISTLAICELVRPKNADFVSVIRYHWNGKKLIVNELAEDVTEEIVEQFKGETFV